In one window of Xiphophorus hellerii strain 12219 chromosome 23, Xiphophorus_hellerii-4.1, whole genome shotgun sequence DNA:
- the LOC116714875 gene encoding T-cell surface glycoprotein CD8 beta chain-like: MVVPVVVIPWLLGASGCPEYRIFSMSASGSSESEPDITAVTQDSLSDAVHEGDSVSLHCSVLSHLEKKTCPEERKVFWFQVSSPQSHPSIIYAQNEGDGKCEENPESQSGQRCVFNFVKDSISSSDTGTYYCALAACGMVVFGNGTKLEFKDVSINNSQRNNTLLLLLCGILVLMLIATALLVYLIRKKCCHFSKGPEFPGKNECSSLWAIAKSAKK; the protein is encoded by the exons ATGGTTGTTCCTGTGGTGGTCATCCCGTGGCTCTTAGGGGCCTCTGGATGTCCTGAGTATCGGATTTTCTCCATGTCTGCCTCAGGTTCCAGTG aATCAGAACCTGACATTACTGCAGTCACTCAAGACTCTTTATCTGATGCAGTTCATGAAGGGGATTCTGTGAGTCTGCATTGTTCAGTTCTCTCTcacttagaaaagaaaacatgtccaGAGGAACGCAAGGTGTTCTGGTTCCAAGTCTCTTCACCACAATCACATCCCAGTATAATTTACGCTCAAAATGAGGGTGATggtaaatgtgaagaaaatccCGAGTCTCAGTCTGGACAGCGTTGCGTCTTTAACTTTGTGAAAGACAGCATCAGCTCCTCTGACACTGGAACCTATTACTGTGCTCTGGCTGCATGTGGGATGGTAGTTTTTGGAAATGGCACAAAACTGGAGTTTAAAG atgTCAGCATAAATAATTCACAGAGGAACAACACTCTCCTTCTTCTGCTATGTGGAATCTTGGTTTTGATGCTGATTGCTACGGCTCTACTTGTCTATTTGATTAGGAAAAAATGTTGTCACTTTTCCAAAG GTCCTGAGTTTCCAGGCAAAAATGAATGTAGTAGTTTGTGGGCAATTGCAAAATCAGCAA AGAAATGA